Part of the Halorhabdus utahensis DSM 12940 genome, CTGCACCACTTTCTATAGTGTCAGTTACCCCTACGTTTTCGTCTGCCGGGTCCATGGTTAACGTCCAGGAGCCACTCGCCATCAGCACCAGCCCGACTACAATGGCCAGGGAAGCGCCGATCGCTCCGATTCGGTATCCGATTATAGTGGTACGCTTTGGGTGTTTCCCGTACAGGAAACCGCCAACGAGTCCGCCGAATCCCGCGGTCGCTAACATGAGTGGTAGCACACCACCTACCACGCTCACCAGCCCGGTCAGCAACATGACTGCGATGCCAGCAATGACTGATAGCCAGTAGTCGGCGGACCCACGGGAGTGGAGGGACGTGAGGGCGTCGGGGATCGCCATAGCTAAGATGAAAAGCATTATTGTATAAATCTTCTCCTCGTCATTCCGTCGTGATCGTTTGAACTATACAGATTGGCGTCATACGATCAGGAGCCATGAGTTCGATCAAGCGACTTGTACTCGACCTTCTGAAGCCAAACGAGATCGAGAACGTGGAATTTGCCAGGACACTCGCCGACCTCGACGGGGTCGAGGGGGCGAACGTTTCCCTACTCGAGTCCGACAAGGACGTTCAGAACCTCAAGATCACGATCGAGGGCGAATCGATCGAAAACGATACCGTCGCCTCGACGATCGAAAATCTCGGCGGGACGATTCACTCCGTCGACGAGGTCGTCTGTGGCGATCGCATGGTCGAGGAAAGCTCGACCCATCAGGACTGACCCGTGTCGTCGAGACTGGCCA contains:
- a CDS encoding DUF211 domain-containing protein; translated protein: MSSIKRLVLDLLKPNEIENVEFARTLADLDGVEGANVSLLESDKDVQNLKITIEGESIENDTVASTIENLGGTIHSVDEVVCGDRMVEESSTHQD